In Bacillus sp. SB49, a single window of DNA contains:
- a CDS encoding YibE/F family protein: protein MKAGKILTRITHRQWIVITLLAITCIASMVFVNHNAGLYGRTIAEVTDTKTVDTENVTDIHDNKDTISTQTISGEILNGPYKGKKIDMSNEYSSSEAYDQKYEEGNEVFVSIDEDSLQEDGLTGAIIDAKRDKYVLAAAWVFLFLLLIVGRKRGALSIVSLVVNAALMYFALDLYIANSDGTLLFICSGLVILFSIGSLLFLNGFNQKTYAAILSTLIGISVSLAIAYFVIQALQGNGLRYEEMQYLTRPYREVFMAGLFIGSLGAVMDVSITIASSLFGLYEKDAAITGKALWKSGMDIGKDVMGTLTSILFFVYAAGSIPSILLYLKNTSPLGFTLSMNLSLEIARALVGGIGIVLTIPISVYTTLFIINAKRKRS from the coding sequence ATGAAGGCAGGAAAGATACTTACCCGTATCACCCACCGCCAATGGATCGTCATCACCCTGCTCGCCATCACCTGCATCGCTTCGATGGTATTCGTCAACCATAATGCCGGACTTTACGGCCGCACGATTGCAGAAGTGACCGATACGAAGACGGTCGATACGGAGAATGTTACAGACATCCACGACAATAAAGACACCATTTCTACACAAACCATTTCCGGGGAAATATTGAACGGACCCTATAAGGGTAAAAAAATCGACATGAGCAACGAATACTCTTCTTCGGAAGCATACGACCAAAAGTACGAGGAAGGGAATGAAGTGTTTGTTTCCATCGATGAAGATTCGCTGCAGGAAGATGGACTGACCGGTGCGATCATCGATGCAAAGCGTGACAAATACGTCCTCGCTGCCGCCTGGGTCTTCCTTTTTCTACTGCTGATTGTCGGCAGAAAGCGCGGCGCACTCTCGATTGTCAGCCTCGTCGTCAACGCAGCCTTGATGTACTTCGCGCTCGATCTTTATATCGCCAATTCCGACGGTACCCTGCTCTTTATCTGCAGCGGGCTCGTCATTTTGTTCAGCATCGGTTCACTCCTTTTCTTAAACGGATTCAATCAGAAGACGTATGCTGCCATTCTATCTACGCTGATCGGCATTTCCGTTTCTTTAGCGATCGCCTATTTCGTCATCCAGGCCCTGCAGGGGAACGGCCTCCGCTATGAGGAAATGCAGTATTTGACCCGTCCGTACAGGGAAGTATTCATGGCCGGGCTGTTCATCGGCTCGCTTGGTGCCGTGATGGACGTATCGATCACGATCGCTTCGTCACTGTTCGGACTCTATGAGAAGGATGCCGCCATCACAGGAAAGGCATTGTGGAAATCCGGTATGGACATCGGAAAGGACGTCATGGGGACCCTGACGAGCATCTTGTTCTTCGTCTATGCGGCCGGCTCGATCCCGTCGATTCTTCTCTACTTGAAGAATACATCGCCGCTCGGCTTCACGCTGTCCATGAATCTGTCGCTTGAAATAGCCCGGGCGCTTGTCGGCGGCATTGGCATTGTCCTGACAATCCCGATCAGTGTCTACACTACACTGTTCATCATTAACGCAAAGAGGAAGAGATCATGA
- a CDS encoding YibE/F family protein: protein MNVLVALTAILFLLMVLVGGKKGVRSFASLFFNFVILIVALFFMLDPHINPIIVTIIACAVISYVNLIYVNDWNLKTGTAFLATMVTIAILLVGIHLITDMSMIQGFSEEDSDSLAPYSLYIGLDFVKIAASVIIIGTIGAITEVAISITSSMSEVQHHHPEISRKDLFVSGMNVGRDILGTDTNTLFFAFFGGYLALLIWFKDLDYSLGEIVNSKVFSEEMIAIFCAGIGIALIIPVAAAIHSFFAVRKKAMAAE, encoded by the coding sequence ATGAATGTACTAGTCGCCTTAACCGCCATATTATTCCTATTGATGGTCCTCGTCGGAGGAAAAAAAGGAGTGCGATCGTTCGCTTCGTTATTCTTCAACTTCGTCATTCTCATCGTCGCGCTGTTTTTCATGCTCGATCCGCACATCAATCCGATCATCGTGACCATCATCGCCTGTGCGGTCATCAGCTACGTCAACCTGATTTACGTGAACGACTGGAATTTGAAGACGGGCACCGCGTTTCTCGCTACGATGGTCACGATCGCCATTTTGCTCGTCGGCATCCATTTGATTACAGATATGTCAATGATCCAAGGGTTCAGTGAAGAAGATTCCGACAGCCTCGCGCCCTACTCGTTATACATCGGGCTTGATTTCGTGAAAATCGCCGCCTCCGTCATCATCATCGGGACGATCGGCGCCATCACGGAAGTGGCGATTTCCATCACGTCATCGATGAGTGAGGTGCAGCACCACCATCCGGAGATCTCAAGGAAGGACTTGTTCGTCTCCGGCATGAACGTCGGCCGCGACATCCTCGGAACGGATACGAACACGCTGTTCTTCGCCTTCTTCGGCGGCTACCTTGCCCTGCTTATCTGGTTCAAGGATTTGGACTATTCGCTGGGCGAAATCGTCAATTCCAAAGTGTTCAGTGAAGAGATGATTGCGATCTTTTGTGCCGGCATCGGCATTGCGCTCATCATCCCGGTCGCAGCGGCCATCCATTCCTTTTTCGCGGTGCGGAAGAAGGCGATGGCTGCTGAATAA
- a CDS encoding acyltransferase family protein encodes MKDLRAPEKRFRPEIEGVRAVAALLVAIYHIWLGSVSGGVDVFFIVSGYLITTSLLSRMVREGSLNVKEYVLGLARRLFPVAFTVLFTVIVLSFIVMPQAQWKQIIAEGFSSAFYFQNWQLAFSSVDYLAQNNLASPFQHFWALSLQGQFYITWPFVIMLAYYLARKVLKTPVRKTLLGVLLVLFTCSIAYSIYKTAVNQPWAYFDTFARAWEFSLGGILSLLLPYLKFKRGISIVMGWVGLAIVVFTGMVVPVSTMFPGYIALLPTMGVIFVIVSAENGGRFGVDKLLGSKPFLKFGGISYGFYLWHFPLLILYYSYFNTDTISTGAGIIVLAITVVLAYVSVNYIEKPIRKLNVRTAKRRIVLALSFFIIPTLALNTAWDLYSSQVKGSAYVVEDYPGARAVMGDIEPADDKGPYPTPIEVQENLPSFYEDDSCFTYTNEEGLEYCSKGETENPDYTVALVGGSHSGHWFPALEELSKDFNLQIDVYNKDACRFSADDFNGKLNETCVEWNEDLLAKLLEEPPDLVVTTATVGAGDKVPDGYKEQWRKLEGITEVFAIRDNPRMEEDPLICLEQNDSVDDCSVPRREALADVVPWENTEDLPGNVTYADLSDYFCEEDSCKPVIGNVYVYRDEHHIGTLYSKTLAVGLREPLEEALTKVDENQAS; translated from the coding sequence ATGAAAGATTTAAGAGCGCCGGAAAAGCGGTTCCGGCCCGAAATTGAAGGTGTGCGGGCGGTCGCTGCACTTCTCGTCGCTATCTACCATATATGGCTCGGTTCCGTTTCCGGAGGGGTCGACGTCTTCTTCATCGTATCCGGATACTTGATCACCACTTCGCTGTTATCACGGATGGTAAGGGAAGGGAGCCTGAACGTCAAGGAATATGTCCTTGGTCTTGCAAGGCGGCTGTTCCCGGTTGCCTTCACGGTTCTGTTCACGGTGATCGTGCTTTCGTTCATCGTGATGCCGCAGGCGCAGTGGAAGCAGATCATTGCGGAAGGGTTCTCGTCCGCTTTCTACTTCCAGAACTGGCAGCTTGCCTTCAGTTCGGTTGATTATTTGGCTCAGAACAACCTTGCCAGCCCGTTCCAGCATTTCTGGGCGCTGTCGCTGCAAGGGCAGTTCTATATTACGTGGCCGTTTGTCATTATGCTCGCCTATTATTTAGCACGTAAAGTATTGAAGACGCCGGTGAGAAAGACGCTTCTCGGCGTGCTGCTCGTCTTGTTCACCTGTTCCATCGCGTATTCGATTTACAAGACGGCAGTCAATCAGCCGTGGGCCTATTTTGATACGTTTGCGAGAGCGTGGGAGTTCAGCCTCGGCGGTATTCTGTCCTTGCTGCTTCCTTATTTAAAATTCAAACGAGGAATCAGCATCGTCATGGGGTGGGTCGGCCTTGCCATCGTCGTCTTCACAGGGATGGTTGTTCCCGTTTCGACGATGTTCCCGGGCTACATCGCTCTCCTGCCGACAATGGGGGTCATCTTCGTCATCGTTTCTGCGGAGAACGGAGGACGCTTCGGTGTCGACAAACTGCTCGGATCGAAGCCGTTCCTGAAATTCGGCGGGATTTCGTATGGATTTTATCTGTGGCATTTTCCGCTGCTTATTTTGTATTACTCCTACTTCAATACCGATACGATCTCCACAGGGGCTGGAATCATCGTTCTTGCCATTACGGTCGTTCTTGCCTACGTCTCTGTGAATTATATTGAAAAGCCGATCCGGAAGCTGAACGTACGGACGGCGAAACGAAGAATTGTTCTCGCACTCAGCTTCTTCATCATCCCGACGCTTGCTCTCAATACGGCTTGGGACCTTTACAGCAGTCAAGTGAAGGGATCGGCCTATGTCGTAGAAGACTACCCGGGTGCAAGAGCGGTTATGGGGGATATCGAGCCTGCTGACGATAAAGGTCCATATCCGACGCCGATCGAAGTCCAGGAGAACCTGCCGTCTTTTTATGAAGATGACAGCTGCTTCACGTACACGAATGAAGAAGGGCTTGAATATTGCTCCAAAGGGGAGACGGAAAATCCGGATTATACGGTCGCCCTTGTCGGTGGTTCCCATTCCGGACACTGGTTCCCGGCGCTTGAGGAATTGTCGAAAGACTTTAACCTGCAGATCGATGTTTATAATAAAGATGCCTGCCGGTTCTCTGCCGACGATTTCAACGGCAAGTTGAATGAGACGTGTGTGGAATGGAATGAAGATTTGCTTGCGAAACTGTTGGAAGAGCCGCCGGACCTTGTCGTCACGACAGCGACGGTCGGTGCCGGAGACAAAGTTCCGGACGGGTATAAAGAACAGTGGCGGAAACTCGAAGGTATTACGGAAGTTTTCGCCATCCGGGATAATCCTCGTATGGAAGAGGATCCGCTCATCTGCCTCGAACAGAATGATTCTGTCGATGACTGTTCGGTACCGCGCAGGGAAGCGCTGGCGGACGTCGTACCGTGGGAAAATACAGAAGACCTGCCTGGGAACGTGACCTATGCTGATTTGTCGGATTACTTCTGTGAGGAAGACAGCTGTAAGCCGGTTATCGGCAACGTGTACGTGTACCGGGATGAACACCATATCGGAACGCTTTATTCGAAGACGCTCGCTGTCGGATTGAGGGAACCGCTCGAGGAAGCACTGACGAAAGTCGATGAAAACCAAGCTTCCTGA
- the ahpF gene encoding alkyl hydroperoxide reductase subunit F, protein MALDAQIKAQLDQYLQMMEGDVVLKISAGEDDTSKEMLALTEELVSMSPRITAETAQLKRTPSFSVNRPGEETGITFAGVPLGHEFTSLVLALLQVSGRAPKADENVLEQIRNINGTYHFETYVSLTCHNCPDVVQALNLMSVVNPNITHTMIDGAAFKEEAESNNVMAVPSVYLNGEFFGGGRMSLEEIVSQIGDGPDPDEFNNKDPYEVLVVGGGPAGASAAIYTARKGIRTGIVAERFGGQVQDTMSIENFISVKKTEGPKLAASLEEHVKDYEVDVMNLQQARSLEKNDLFELELENGGVLKSKTVIISTGARWRQLGVPGEEEFKNKGVAYCPHCDGPLFEGKDVAVIGGGNSGVEAAIDLAGIVKHVTVLEFGAELRADEVLQERLHSLPNVTVLTNAQTTEITGSDNVNGLTYIDRETEEEKHVELDGVFVQIGLVPNTEWLGDFVDRTRTGEIVVDKRGATSVPGLFAAGDCTDSPYNQIIISMGDGANAALGAFDHLIRN, encoded by the coding sequence ATGGCACTTGATGCACAAATCAAAGCACAACTAGACCAGTACCTCCAGATGATGGAAGGGGACGTCGTGCTGAAGATCAGTGCAGGCGAGGATGACACATCGAAAGAGATGCTGGCTCTTACAGAAGAGCTGGTATCCATGTCTCCTCGGATCACTGCAGAAACAGCACAACTGAAGCGCACCCCAAGCTTCAGCGTCAACCGTCCGGGCGAAGAAACAGGCATCACATTCGCCGGCGTACCTTTGGGACACGAATTCACTTCCCTCGTCCTTGCCTTGCTGCAAGTGAGCGGAAGAGCTCCCAAAGCTGACGAAAACGTCCTTGAACAAATCAGAAACATCAATGGAACGTACCATTTCGAAACGTATGTCAGCCTGACATGCCATAATTGTCCAGATGTTGTCCAAGCGCTTAACTTGATGAGTGTCGTCAATCCGAACATCACCCACACGATGATCGATGGTGCCGCTTTTAAAGAAGAAGCAGAAAGCAACAACGTCATGGCTGTACCTTCCGTATATCTGAACGGCGAATTCTTCGGCGGCGGACGCATGAGCCTGGAAGAGATCGTCAGTCAGATCGGAGACGGTCCGGACCCGGATGAGTTCAACAACAAAGATCCGTATGAAGTCCTTGTCGTCGGCGGCGGCCCTGCAGGAGCATCTGCAGCGATTTATACCGCCCGTAAAGGAATACGTACTGGAATCGTTGCCGAACGCTTCGGAGGACAGGTACAGGATACGATGAGCATCGAGAACTTCATCAGTGTGAAGAAGACCGAAGGCCCGAAACTGGCTGCAAGTCTGGAAGAACACGTGAAGGACTATGAGGTCGACGTCATGAACCTTCAGCAGGCCCGCTCGCTTGAGAAGAACGATCTGTTCGAACTTGAGCTTGAGAACGGCGGCGTACTGAAGAGTAAAACCGTCATCATCTCCACAGGTGCCCGCTGGCGTCAGCTCGGCGTACCGGGAGAAGAAGAATTCAAGAACAAAGGTGTCGCTTACTGTCCACACTGTGACGGCCCGTTGTTCGAAGGCAAAGACGTAGCAGTCATCGGCGGCGGAAACTCCGGTGTCGAGGCGGCGATCGACCTTGCCGGTATCGTGAAACACGTCACGGTCCTCGAATTCGGCGCGGAACTGCGTGCGGATGAAGTGCTGCAGGAACGCCTGCACAGCCTTCCGAACGTAACCGTCCTTACAAATGCACAGACGACGGAAATCACCGGCTCTGATAATGTGAATGGTCTCACGTACATCGATCGTGAAACCGAAGAAGAGAAGCATGTCGAGCTTGATGGTGTCTTCGTCCAAATCGGTCTCGTACCGAATACCGAGTGGCTCGGTGACTTCGTCGATCGAACACGCACAGGCGAAATCGTCGTCGATAAACGCGGCGCAACGAGCGTACCCGGCCTGTTCGCAGCCGGCGACTGTACCGACAGCCCGTACAACCAAATCATCATTTCCATGGGAGATGGAGCGAATGCAGCCTTGGGTGCGTTCGACCACCTGATCCGTAACTGA
- the ahpC gene encoding alkyl hydroperoxide reductase subunit C, whose amino-acid sequence MSLIGKEVQPFEAKAFKNGEFVDVSNETFKGQWSVVCFYPADFSFVCPTELEDLQNQYEDLKALGAEVYSVSTDTHFVHKGWHDSSEKIGKITYTMIGDPSQTITRGFDVLDEESGLADRGTFIIDPDGVVQTVEVNAGGIGRDASTLVNKIKAAQYVRNNPGEVCPAKWEEGSETLTPSLDLVGKI is encoded by the coding sequence ATGTCTCTAATCGGTAAAGAAGTACAACCATTCGAAGCAAAAGCATTCAAAAACGGTGAATTCGTAGACGTAAGCAACGAAACATTCAAAGGTCAATGGAGCGTTGTCTGCTTCTATCCTGCAGACTTCTCTTTCGTATGCCCTACAGAATTGGAAGACCTTCAGAACCAATACGAAGATCTTAAAGCACTTGGTGCAGAAGTTTACTCTGTATCCACTGATACGCACTTCGTACACAAAGGCTGGCACGACAGCTCTGAAAAAATCGGTAAAATCACTTATACCATGATCGGGGATCCTTCCCAGACGATTACCCGCGGCTTCGACGTCCTTGATGAAGAGTCCGGTCTTGCAGATCGCGGAACGTTCATCATCGATCCAGACGGCGTTGTTCAAACTGTAGAAGTGAACGCAGGCGGAATCGGCCGTGACGCTAGCACGCTTGTAAACAAAATCAAAGCAGCTCAATATGTACGCAACAACCCAGGTGAAGTATGCCCTGCTAAATGGGAAGAAGGATCTGAAACACTTACACCTAGCCTTGATCTAGTAGGTAAAATCTAA